A region of Piscinibacter gummiphilus DNA encodes the following proteins:
- the rplJ gene encoding 50S ribosomal protein L10, protein MSLNRNEKATVVTDVAAQAAKSQTLALAEYRGLTVAHLDALRKQAREKGVYLHVLKNTLARRAVAGTPFEVASESMVGPLIYGFSEDAVAAAKVIADFAKGNDKLVIKAGALNGKALNADGVKALAAVPSKEVLLTQVAGLLQSPIARFARALAAVADKKGGGAEAPAAEAAAA, encoded by the coding sequence TTGAGTCTCAATCGCAACGAGAAAGCAACCGTCGTGACGGATGTGGCGGCCCAGGCGGCCAAGTCGCAAACGCTCGCGCTGGCTGAATACCGTGGCCTCACCGTCGCTCACCTGGACGCACTGCGCAAGCAGGCTCGCGAAAAGGGCGTGTACCTTCACGTGCTGAAGAACACCCTGGCTCGCCGTGCCGTCGCTGGCACGCCGTTCGAGGTGGCGTCGGAGAGCATGGTCGGCCCGCTGATCTACGGTTTTTCGGAAGACGCTGTCGCCGCAGCGAAAGTCATCGCTGACTTCGCCAAGGGCAACGACAAGCTGGTCATCAAGGCCGGTGCGCTCAACGGCAAGGCCCTGAACGCCGATGGCGTGAAGGCTCTGGCCGCCGTGCCGTCGAAGGAAGTGCTGCTGACGCAGGTCGCCGGGCTGCTGCAGTCCCCGATCGCGCGTTTCGCTCGCGCCCTCGCGGCCGTGGCGGACAAGAAGGGTGGCGGCGCCGAAGCGCCTGCTGCCGAAGCCGCTGCAGCCTGA
- the rplL gene encoding 50S ribosomal protein L7/L12, with the protein MAFDKDAFLSSLDSMSVLELNELVKAIEEKFGVSAAAVAAPGGGGGGAAAPAAEEKTEFNVVLLDAGANKVSVIKAVRELTGLGLKEAKDLVDGAPKNVKEAIAKADAEAAVKKLVEAGAKAELK; encoded by the coding sequence ATGGCATTCGATAAAGACGCTTTCCTGTCCTCCCTGGACTCCATGTCCGTCCTGGAACTCAACGAACTGGTCAAGGCCATCGAAGAGAAGTTCGGCGTGTCCGCTGCTGCCGTGGCAGCCCCGGGCGGCGGTGGCGGCGGCGCTGCTGCCCCGGCCGCTGAAGAGAAGACCGAGTTCAACGTCGTCCTGCTGGACGCCGGCGCGAACAAGGTTTCGGTCATCAAGGCCGTGCGCGAACTGACGGGCCTGGGCCTGAAGGAAGCCAAGGACCTGGTCGACGGCGCTCCGAAGAACGTCAAGGAAGCCATCGCCAAGGCCGACGCGGAAGCCGCGGTCAAGAAGCTGGTGGAAGCCGGCGCCAAGGCCGAACTCAAGTAA